In Malus sylvestris chromosome 15, drMalSylv7.2, whole genome shotgun sequence, a single genomic region encodes these proteins:
- the LOC126602883 gene encoding zinc finger A20 and AN1 domain-containing stress-associated protein 4-like, producing MVPEGHHLCANNCGFFGSPATMNLCSKCYRDFCLKEQQHASIKSTVEASLFASAADAASSSLFAHSSPPSTSLPASLAAIETICQPLPPTLTLPEGARDIIGEPAEVVRAPEVATVVSQPNRCTVCRKRVGLTGFKCRCGTTFCGVHRYPEKHACSFDFKTLGIEEIARSNPLVIAEKRKKI from the exons ATGGTGCCTG AAGGCCACCACCTCTGCGCAAACAACTGCGGATTCTTCGGCAGCCCGGCCACCATGAACCTCTGTTCCAAATGCTACAGAGACTTCTGCCTCAAGGAGCAGCAGCACGCGTCGATCAAATCCACCGTCGAAGCTTCCCTCTTCGCCTCCGCTGCCGATGctgcttcttcctctctcttcgcTCATTCTTCCCCTCCTTCAACATCCTTGCCTGCCTCTCTGGCAGCGATCGAGACTATCTGCCAACCTCTGCCCCCGACATTGACTTTGCCGGAGGGAGCCAGAGATATAATCGGTGAGCCCGCTGAAGTTGTTCGGGCTCCTGAGGTGGCTACGGTGGTGTCGCAACCGAACCGGTGTACCGTTTGCAGGAAACGCGTCGGGTTGACCGGGTTCAAGTGCAGGTGCGGGACCACGTTCTGCGGGGTTCACAGGTACCCCGAGAAGCACGCGTGCTCGTTCGATTTCAAGACCCTCGGGATTGAGGAGATCGCCAGGAGCAACCCGTTGGTCATAGCCGAGAAGCGCAAGAAGATTTGA
- the LOC126604847 gene encoding non-specific lipid transfer protein GPI-anchored 5-like, with the protein MEALMKYICLIVFLAILGISQFNGAYGAGECGKSSPDSEALKLAPCASAAQDEKAPVSASCCSQVKRIGQNPSCLCVVMLSNTAKMSEVKPEIAVTIPKRCNIADRPVGFKCGAYTLP; encoded by the coding sequence ATGGAAGCTTTAATGAAGTACATTTGCCTCATAGTGTTTCTTGCAATTCTCGGCATAAGTCAGTTTAATGGGGCATATGGGGCTGGTGAGTGTGGAAAATCTAGTCCTGATAgcgaagctttgaagctggctCCCTGTGCATCAGCAGCACAGGATGAAAAGGCTCCAGTTTCCGCTAGTTGCTGTAGCCAGGTAAAAAGGATAGGCCAGAACCCTAGCTGCCTCTGTGTCGTGATGCTTTCAAATACTGCTAAGATGTCGGAAGTGAAACCAGAAATTGCTGTTACCATTCCAAAACGTTGTAACATTGCTGATCGTCCCGTGGGTTTCAAGTGTGGAGCTTATACACTGCCCTGA